From Pseudoalteromonas viridis, the proteins below share one genomic window:
- the gspG gene encoding type II secretion system major pseudopilin GspG has product MKKQSGFSLLEVMVVLVIIGMIMSIVAPNIMGQQEEAAKEKAMLDIRQIEDAMKMYKLKNKKYPTTEQGLEALVTQTTIDPVPKRFPEGGFISKLPEDPWGNPYQLVSPGEMGKIDIFSMGPDGEVGTEDDLGNWDSEQDR; this is encoded by the coding sequence GTGAAAAAACAATCCGGCTTTTCATTATTAGAAGTAATGGTCGTTCTGGTGATCATTGGTATGATCATGTCTATCGTGGCACCCAACATTATGGGTCAACAAGAAGAAGCAGCAAAAGAAAAAGCGATGCTGGACATTCGTCAGATTGAAGACGCAATGAAAATGTATAAGCTTAAAAACAAAAAGTACCCAACCACAGAGCAAGGCCTGGAAGCTTTGGTAACACAAACTACCATAGATCCCGTTCCTAAGCGCTTCCCTGAAGGCGGCTTCATTTCAAAGCTTCCGGAAGATCCGTGGGGTAACCCTTACCAGCTGGTGAGCCCGGGTGAAATGGGTAAAATCGACATCTTCTCTATGGGCCCTGACGGCGAAGTCGGCACTGAAGATGACCTGGGCAACTGGGACAGCGAACAAGACCGTTAA
- a CDS encoding serine/threonine protein kinase, with translation MTDFSFQNLTPDLILDAIESVGIYPESGLLPLNSYENRVYQFRADDNRRYVAKFYRPERWHSEQIQEEHDFTLALQQAEVPVVAPLRVDGQSLFEHQGYRFCLFPSVGGRQFEMDNLDHLEMLGRYIGRLHSVAMQAEFAHRPAIDAASYLHQPREDILASDCLPDTLRLAFSTVLDQVINKAEEKFTPFQQIRLHGDCHAGNILWSQEQLMIVDLDDCRRGPAVQDLWMMLSGDRQNQVMQLDTLLSGYEEFASFDTRELALIEPLRAMRMVHYMGWLAKRWHDPAFPRNFSWFATDKYWEQQILALKEQLAALDEAAISLYP, from the coding sequence ATGACTGATTTCAGCTTTCAGAATTTAACCCCAGATCTGATCCTCGATGCCATAGAAAGCGTAGGGATTTATCCTGAGTCCGGGTTGCTCCCGCTCAATAGTTATGAGAATCGGGTTTACCAGTTTCGTGCTGACGATAACCGCCGTTACGTCGCTAAGTTCTATCGTCCGGAGCGCTGGCACTCTGAGCAGATCCAGGAAGAGCATGATTTCACACTCGCCTTGCAACAAGCCGAAGTGCCTGTTGTCGCGCCTTTACGTGTTGACGGGCAAAGCTTGTTTGAGCATCAGGGCTATCGCTTTTGCCTGTTTCCAAGTGTTGGCGGTCGTCAGTTTGAGATGGATAACCTGGATCATCTGGAAATGCTTGGGCGTTATATTGGGCGCTTGCACAGTGTTGCCATGCAGGCGGAGTTTGCGCATCGTCCGGCGATTGATGCTGCCAGCTATCTGCATCAACCGCGTGAAGATATTCTCGCCTCTGACTGCCTGCCCGATACATTACGACTGGCGTTTAGCACCGTGCTTGATCAGGTAATTAACAAAGCAGAGGAAAAATTTACACCATTCCAGCAGATCCGTTTGCATGGTGATTGTCATGCTGGCAATATTCTATGGTCTCAGGAACAGTTAATGATTGTGGACCTTGATGATTGTCGTCGGGGCCCTGCTGTTCAGGATCTCTGGATGATGCTAAGCGGTGACAGGCAAAATCAGGTTATGCAACTTGATACTCTGTTATCCGGCTATGAAGAGTTTGCATCATTTGACACCCGAGAGCTTGCGCTGATTGAGCCGCTCAGGGCCATGCGTATGGTGCATTACATGGGATGGCTGGCCAAGCGTTGGCATGATCCGGCGTTTCCCCGGAACTTTTCGTGGTTTGCAACAGACAAATACTGGGAACAACAGATCCTGGCGTTAAAAGAACAACTTGCCGCACTGGATGAAGCGGCGATCAGTCTTTATCCATAA
- the gspL gene encoding type II secretion system protein GspL — protein sequence MSEKLMIRVGHSQQEPVHWLVWSAQDAQIIASGELEHAGLLGELSEKAQSRSVAVLLPASSVQLKTIDLPAKWNRKLEQALPFMLEEQIACDIDKAFIAVGKAGQRDEQHTIDVALCDKAWLSGWMALFDDFDISVQRLLPDALLLPEPAQNAISAIELGTQWLFRTADWQVSGVEPDWLAGYLSLLPAERIQHYSPGETLGSAKSLEAMESEYDLPLALFAKQLEQQSFNLRQGKFAAKKKQPQWWRDWQSGLIAASVALVCFIAVKSTQLLVLQNQADELSAQAIASYKQAFPNKVVRPHLLKKQIQNELNSLSGDQQGGFLELTNHFVTVFDEVKDFEPETLRYDQRRNELRIRAKANGFQVFGQVKSILEQRGMTVQQGALNNDGDYVIGEIRIRGAA from the coding sequence GTGTCAGAAAAATTGATGATCCGTGTGGGTCACTCACAACAAGAGCCGGTGCACTGGTTAGTCTGGTCGGCGCAAGACGCGCAGATCATTGCCAGCGGTGAGCTGGAGCATGCCGGGCTACTCGGCGAGCTTAGTGAAAAAGCACAAAGCCGCTCGGTTGCCGTGTTGCTGCCTGCCTCTAGTGTGCAGTTAAAAACGATTGATTTACCGGCAAAGTGGAATCGCAAGCTGGAACAGGCTTTGCCATTTATGTTGGAAGAGCAGATTGCCTGCGACATTGACAAGGCGTTTATCGCGGTTGGCAAAGCAGGACAACGAGATGAGCAGCACACCATAGATGTTGCTCTGTGTGATAAAGCCTGGCTCAGCGGCTGGATGGCGTTGTTCGATGATTTTGATATTAGCGTTCAGCGCCTGTTGCCGGATGCCTTATTGCTACCAGAACCTGCACAAAATGCCATCAGTGCCATAGAGCTGGGCACCCAGTGGTTGTTCCGTACGGCTGACTGGCAGGTGAGTGGCGTTGAACCGGACTGGTTGGCAGGTTATCTGAGTTTGCTGCCAGCTGAGCGTATTCAGCATTACAGCCCGGGTGAAACCTTGGGGTCGGCCAAATCGTTGGAAGCGATGGAAAGTGAATACGACTTACCACTGGCATTGTTCGCGAAGCAGCTGGAGCAGCAGAGCTTTAACCTGCGCCAGGGCAAATTTGCCGCCAAGAAAAAGCAGCCTCAGTGGTGGCGCGACTGGCAAAGTGGCTTGATTGCCGCATCTGTCGCATTGGTATGCTTTATTGCAGTCAAATCCACACAACTGCTCGTATTGCAAAATCAGGCAGACGAACTCAGTGCTCAGGCGATTGCCAGCTATAAACAAGCGTTTCCGAACAAGGTGGTGCGTCCACACTTGTTGAAAAAACAGATCCAGAACGAACTGAACAGTTTGTCGGGCGATCAGCAAGGCGGTTTCTTAGAGCTGACCAACCATTTTGTCACTGTGTTCGATGAGGTAAAGGACTTCGAGCCGGAGACACTGCGTTATGATCAACGTCGTAATGAGCTACGGATCCGGGCTAAAGCCAATGGTTTCCAGGTCTTTGGTCAGGTGAAGAGTATTCTGGAACAACGTGGTATGACGGTGCAGCAAGGCGCACTCAACAATGACGGCGACTACGTGATCGGTGAGATCCGCATTCGAGGTGCAGCATGA
- the gspI gene encoding type II secretion system minor pseudopilin GspI: MSGLIRRTKQAGFTLLEVMVALSICAVAGIAAMQATGEHINHISTLEQQAYASWVAENRLVMMRAGAKEGAVRNGLKGDEEMGGVTWYWSQSTLATADPTFVKVTIEVFSDEKREHSVYDLTTFIYKKGKR, from the coding sequence ATGAGTGGTCTGATTAGACGGACAAAACAAGCTGGCTTTACGCTCCTTGAAGTCATGGTGGCGCTCAGTATCTGTGCTGTGGCGGGTATTGCCGCTATGCAGGCAACCGGCGAACACATCAATCACATCAGCACTTTGGAACAGCAAGCTTATGCCTCCTGGGTGGCCGAAAATCGCCTTGTGATGATGCGTGCGGGTGCCAAAGAAGGTGCCGTACGAAATGGCCTGAAGGGCGATGAGGAAATGGGCGGGGTGACCTGGTACTGGTCCCAGTCGACTCTGGCAACGGCTGATCCTACTTTTGTAAAGGTGACGATAGAAGTGTTTTCCGATGAGAAGCGTGAACACTCAGTGTATGACCTGACCACCTTTATTTACAAAAAAGGGAAGCGATAA
- the gspJ gene encoding type II secretion system minor pseudopilin GspJ, whose product MRAHIFSRQGGFTLIEVLLALAILAMVVTATHQILDTTLRAKEASEETVAELESLQTMFRLMDQDFNQMTKREVRNEAGDFSPTYIIHGRYNLSSQYDGIAFVRDGWTNPISLLPRSELQAVGYRVIDDNLERIYRIYVDQLDGTEPRSQVILENVEELKFEFLDDKQKWQNSWDIKALPLAVAVTIQQKEADPIRRIFLTPGDGKVKQASSDDDNRNGNNNNNNNTDQDNNDGQRRG is encoded by the coding sequence ATGCGCGCGCATATCTTCTCCCGTCAGGGTGGTTTTACCCTGATTGAAGTACTGCTGGCACTGGCTATTCTGGCTATGGTGGTGACTGCAACTCATCAGATCCTGGATACCACGCTCAGAGCCAAAGAAGCATCTGAAGAAACGGTGGCCGAGCTTGAGTCATTGCAAACCATGTTTCGTCTGATGGATCAGGATTTCAACCAGATGACCAAGCGGGAAGTACGTAACGAAGCGGGCGATTTTAGCCCAACTTATATTATCCATGGTCGCTATAACCTCAGCAGCCAGTACGATGGCATTGCGTTTGTGCGCGACGGCTGGACCAACCCGATCAGCTTGCTGCCGCGCTCTGAGTTGCAGGCAGTCGGATACCGGGTAATAGATGACAATCTGGAGCGTATATACCGAATTTATGTTGATCAGCTGGATGGCACTGAACCCCGCAGCCAGGTGATCCTGGAAAACGTCGAAGAGCTCAAGTTCGAGTTTCTGGATGACAAGCAGAAATGGCAAAATAGCTGGGACATTAAAGCATTGCCTCTGGCGGTTGCCGTCACGATACAGCAAAAAGAGGCTGACCCCATCCGTCGTATATTTCTGACTCCGGGTGATGGCAAGGTGAAACAGGCCAGCAGCGATGACGACAATCGCAATGGCAATAACAATAACAACAACAATACCGATCAGGATAACAATGATGGACAAAGGAGGGGCTAA
- the gspK gene encoding type II secretion system minor pseudopilin GspK, whose protein sequence is MDKGGANVKSQRGAALVIVLFIVALAATIATEMTMSLMVQVQKATNLQTHQQAKWYSYGAEELVKKVLLDSRKDEPDKVHLGQPWALEEVPYPVDHGTLSGQITDLQACLNLNALRNKPQKNSGGRNDTNPAHKALLELLKNIEDLPSEESEEAMADSVYDWLDDDSITFRSGAEEDEYMSLRTPYLTANNLFASVSELRIIKGFNPLVMEKLLPYVCVIPGSTELAINVNTIQPEQALLLSALMEGLSQSGAEAIISARPEKGFDSVQDFYAEAANQGASDKQKNDKIFTISSNYFKLRAKAQFDERLFRLTSIIEIKDGRASILARKFGGV, encoded by the coding sequence ATGGACAAAGGAGGGGCTAACGTGAAATCTCAACGTGGTGCAGCGTTAGTCATCGTTTTGTTTATTGTGGCTCTGGCTGCGACTATCGCAACTGAAATGACCATGAGTCTGATGGTACAGGTACAAAAGGCCACCAATTTGCAGACCCATCAGCAGGCCAAGTGGTACAGCTATGGGGCAGAGGAATTAGTCAAAAAGGTGCTGCTCGACAGCCGTAAAGACGAGCCAGATAAAGTTCACCTTGGCCAGCCCTGGGCGCTGGAAGAAGTGCCTTACCCGGTTGACCATGGCACACTGAGCGGCCAGATCACCGATTTGCAGGCATGTTTAAACCTCAATGCGTTACGCAATAAACCGCAAAAAAATAGCGGTGGCCGGAATGACACAAATCCGGCACACAAAGCGCTGCTTGAGTTGTTAAAGAACATCGAAGACTTGCCCAGTGAAGAAAGCGAAGAGGCCATGGCAGACAGCGTATATGACTGGCTGGATGACGACAGCATCACCTTCCGCTCTGGTGCAGAAGAAGACGAATATATGTCGCTCAGAACCCCATATCTGACGGCAAATAATTTGTTTGCCTCGGTCAGTGAGCTGAGGATCATCAAGGGATTCAACCCACTGGTAATGGAAAAGCTTTTGCCTTACGTGTGTGTTATCCCGGGCAGCACTGAGCTGGCTATCAATGTTAATACCATTCAGCCCGAGCAGGCGTTGCTACTGAGCGCATTGATGGAGGGGTTGAGCCAGTCGGGTGCTGAGGCGATTATTTCGGCCAGACCGGAAAAGGGCTTCGACTCAGTACAGGATTTTTACGCAGAGGCGGCAAATCAGGGCGCCTCTGATAAGCAAAAAAACGATAAAATTTTTACTATTTCAAGCAATTATTTTAAGTTACGAGCAAAGGCTCAGTTCGATGAGCGTTTGTTTCGCCTGACCTCAATAATCGAAATAAAAGATGGTCGGGCGAGCATCCTAGCGCGTAAATTTGGAGGCGTTTAG
- the gspF gene encoding type II secretion system inner membrane protein GspF — translation MAAFEYRALDGKGKEKKGILEADTAKQVRQMLREKAMMPLEVSPAAEKEKSASSGGFSLRPSYKPSVSDIALITRQLATLIQSSLPVEAAVMAVAEQCEKPRLKRMLMAVRSKVVEGYTLADGMSEFPHVFDNLYRAMVAAGEKSGHLDQVLNRLADYTEQRQHMRSQITQAMVYPTILVIFAIAIVSVLLGTVVPKILKTFEKSKQVLPWTTEWVMAASNFVQAYWMISLVVIFGSVFLIKQALKRPKVRFWYDGKLLQLPGIGKISRGINTARFARTLSILSSSSVPLLEGMKISGQVLENEKIKAAVTEAATRVSEGASLRAALAQTKLFPPMMLHMIASGEKSGELEQMLERAANNQDREFESMVSVSLKLLEPAMIASMAVIVLFIVMAILQPIMAMNKAIGL, via the coding sequence ATGGCTGCGTTTGAGTATCGTGCTTTAGACGGCAAGGGAAAAGAGAAAAAAGGCATACTGGAAGCGGATACCGCCAAACAGGTTCGCCAGATGCTGCGTGAAAAAGCCATGATGCCGCTGGAAGTTTCACCCGCTGCGGAAAAAGAAAAATCCGCCAGCTCAGGTGGCTTTAGTCTGAGGCCGAGCTATAAACCTTCGGTTTCTGATATTGCCCTGATCACGCGTCAGTTGGCGACGCTGATCCAATCTTCTCTCCCGGTAGAGGCCGCGGTTATGGCTGTTGCAGAGCAGTGTGAAAAGCCGCGTCTTAAGCGCATGCTGATGGCGGTGCGCTCTAAAGTAGTAGAAGGTTACACCCTGGCCGATGGCATGTCTGAGTTTCCGCACGTGTTCGATAATCTTTATCGGGCCATGGTAGCAGCTGGCGAAAAGTCGGGTCATTTGGATCAAGTGTTAAATCGTCTGGCGGATTACACCGAACAAAGACAGCACATGCGCAGTCAGATCACCCAGGCGATGGTTTATCCGACCATATTGGTGATATTTGCCATCGCGATTGTGTCGGTTCTGCTCGGTACCGTTGTGCCTAAAATATTAAAAACGTTTGAGAAGTCTAAACAGGTTCTGCCCTGGACAACGGAATGGGTTATGGCGGCCAGTAATTTTGTGCAGGCATACTGGATGATTTCGTTGGTTGTTATATTCGGCAGTGTCTTTTTGATCAAGCAAGCACTGAAACGGCCTAAGGTTCGCTTTTGGTACGATGGGAAGCTGTTGCAGCTTCCAGGGATAGGTAAAATCAGCCGAGGTATTAATACCGCGCGCTTTGCCCGTACTTTGAGTATTTTGTCCTCCAGTTCAGTTCCTTTGCTGGAAGGAATGAAAATTTCCGGTCAGGTACTGGAAAATGAGAAAATAAAAGCGGCCGTGACAGAAGCGGCAACCCGTGTCAGTGAAGGGGCAAGCCTGCGCGCTGCACTGGCACAAACAAAGTTATTTCCGCCCATGATGCTTCATATGATTGCAAGTGGTGAAAAGTCCGGTGAACTGGAGCAAATGCTTGAGCGTGCTGCTAACAACCAGGACAGGGAATTCGAAAGTATGGTCAGCGTTTCGTTAAAACTGCTCGAACCCGCCATGATTGCAAGTATGGCCGTGATCGTGCTGTTTATCGTAATGGCTATCCTACAGCCAATCATGGCGATGAACAAAGCAATTGGTCTGTAG
- a CDS encoding type II secretion system protein N, translating into MKKIISLALVFLLAFGVFTAISMPASIVLQLSQGSLPRALAIGAVSGSVWEGRISEVRYENVQLNDVTWQLNGWGLLTGKLQGKVRFGSPRALDEISGNSNFSVSLLDQAAKLDDAVLRFSVEQAMQQVTLPLPVDAKGRVILNIDKYHTGQPYCDALNGEISSPNIDIKGLTGWFSIGDMSGTLSCKSGDIAVTVDPENRLGLRADATLAANMQFRVAGNIKPEASLPKEVHDAVKFLGRPDSEGRYPVNL; encoded by the coding sequence ATGAAGAAGATCATCAGTTTAGCGCTGGTTTTTTTGCTGGCCTTTGGCGTATTTACAGCCATTAGTATGCCAGCGAGCATTGTTTTGCAGCTATCACAGGGCTCTTTGCCCAGAGCGCTGGCCATTGGTGCTGTGTCGGGATCTGTTTGGGAAGGACGGATTAGTGAAGTTCGATACGAAAATGTCCAGCTTAATGATGTCACCTGGCAGCTGAATGGCTGGGGACTGCTAACCGGAAAGTTACAGGGTAAAGTAAGGTTTGGCTCTCCCAGAGCGCTTGACGAAATCTCTGGCAACAGCAATTTCTCAGTGTCTTTGCTGGATCAAGCGGCAAAGCTGGACGACGCCGTACTGCGTTTTAGCGTTGAGCAGGCAATGCAGCAGGTGACTCTGCCACTGCCCGTAGATGCCAAGGGTCGGGTGATCCTGAATATTGATAAGTACCATACCGGACAGCCTTATTGCGATGCGCTGAATGGTGAGATAAGCAGCCCTAATATTGATATTAAAGGTCTTACAGGCTGGTTTAGTATCGGGGACATGAGTGGCACCTTGAGTTGTAAATCCGGTGATATCGCCGTGACCGTCGACCCGGAAAACCGACTCGGGTTGCGGGCCGATGCGACTTTGGCGGCCAATATGCAATTCCGTGTTGCCGGGAATATTAAGCCGGAGGCTTCTTTGCCAAAAGAAGTACACGATGCGGTCAAGTTCTTAGGTCGTCCGGACAGTGAAGGGCGTTATCCGGTCAATTTATAA
- a CDS encoding UPF0149 family protein has protein sequence MMNFNYEKQHQQALTDYLAQRPGALSLRGVEGYLFALICSPDGIEPEHWLSELTLNDEALEEHTVFAFLALHHHISEQVFSEQFSLPVQADSVWAEKQQWSQGFLLASQHYYERLMSASSVSQELHQALQMATEQLAFFSLQEQQVAQFCQQSGQDMAAFCAEQLALANDFAQGYAALIEQVALASGLYNE, from the coding sequence ATGATGAACTTCAATTACGAAAAACAGCACCAACAGGCGCTGACTGATTATCTGGCACAACGACCTGGGGCTTTGAGCTTACGTGGTGTAGAAGGCTACTTGTTTGCACTCATTTGCAGCCCGGACGGCATTGAGCCAGAACACTGGCTGAGTGAGCTCACGCTGAATGATGAGGCGCTTGAAGAGCATACAGTGTTTGCCTTTTTGGCGCTGCACCATCACATCAGCGAGCAGGTGTTCTCTGAGCAATTCTCTTTGCCTGTGCAGGCGGACTCTGTCTGGGCTGAAAAGCAGCAGTGGAGTCAGGGGTTTTTGCTGGCCAGCCAGCACTACTATGAGCGGCTGATGAGCGCCTCGAGTGTGTCGCAAGAATTGCATCAGGCACTGCAAATGGCCACAGAGCAGCTGGCGTTTTTCAGCCTGCAGGAGCAGCAGGTTGCGCAGTTTTGCCAGCAATCAGGGCAGGATATGGCGGCGTTTTGTGCTGAGCAGCTGGCGTTAGCCAATGACTTTGCACAAGGGTATGCCGCTTTGATAGAGCAGGTCGCCCTGGCGAGCGGCCTGTACAACGAGTAA
- the gspM gene encoding type II secretion system protein GspM, with the protein MKQQVINYWQSLKEQEQKLLIIAGVVFCIFVLVMGVIRPLNNAVEKAAKEVDKQQALVSWVGKSVTQLKSQGAGRAAAANVNLTQLVNRTRGKYKIAISKMQPSDNSLRVNIDNVEFNQLIAWLDELTNQHGVKVANLDLGKEDAPGYVRVSRLVLEN; encoded by the coding sequence ATGAAACAGCAAGTGATTAACTATTGGCAATCTCTGAAAGAGCAGGAGCAAAAGCTGCTGATCATTGCGGGCGTTGTCTTCTGTATTTTTGTGCTGGTGATGGGCGTGATAAGACCGCTCAACAACGCGGTGGAAAAAGCCGCCAAAGAAGTCGACAAACAACAGGCGCTGGTGTCCTGGGTGGGCAAAAGTGTGACGCAACTAAAGAGCCAGGGTGCAGGCCGCGCCGCCGCGGCTAATGTGAACCTGACGCAACTGGTCAACCGCACGCGGGGTAAATATAAAATTGCCATCAGCAAAATGCAGCCAAGCGACAATTCACTGCGTGTGAATATCGACAATGTGGAGTTTAACCAGTTGATTGCCTGGCTGGACGAGCTGACCAATCAGCATGGTGTTAAAGTGGCTAACCTGGATCTGGGGAAGGAAGATGCCCCCGGATATGTTCGCGTTAGCCGCCTGGTATTAGAGAATTAA
- the ccoG gene encoding cytochrome c oxidase accessory protein CcoG: MDKQIKVKNIPVDVKIHKPDDLQPDRFNPRNRIYVRAVTGLHQKLRKQIGFIGMLAFMLLPWINFNGEQAVLFDIFEQKFNIFGLTLWPQDLTILAFILMIAAFALFLVTTFYGRVWCGYTCPQTVWTFIFIWFEEKLEGTANQRKKLDQRPMDFDKFWRKSAKHLSWMLFSLYTAISFVGYFTPIRELLPNLLMFSASGYAALSVLVFTLCTYGNAGWMREIMCLHICPYSRFQSAMFDKDTFTVSYDNERGESRGPRGRKEDPKTLGLGDCIDCKLCVQVCPTGIDIRNGLQYECINCGACIDACDGVMDKMNYPRGLISYTTERNLESGSEKTKAVRGKLIGYLLILIVLSGALVANVAMRKTLDLDIIRDRNQLYRVNVEGLVENTYTLKMINKAQVPQTFMISIRGLSDFTIIGKQEIELAAGSTVDQPLSVVIDPYDLTLPVTEFEFVITVKDEPSEFIAQPTNFFKGR, translated from the coding sequence ATGGACAAACAAATTAAGGTCAAGAACATCCCCGTCGATGTCAAAATCCACAAACCCGACGATTTACAACCTGACAGGTTTAACCCCCGCAACCGCATCTATGTCAGGGCCGTCACCGGGTTGCATCAGAAACTCCGAAAGCAGATTGGCTTTATCGGTATGCTGGCTTTCATGCTGTTGCCCTGGATTAATTTCAATGGCGAGCAGGCGGTGCTGTTCGATATCTTTGAGCAAAAATTCAATATTTTTGGTCTCACCCTGTGGCCACAGGATCTAACCATTCTGGCCTTTATATTGATGATTGCGGCCTTCGCGCTGTTTTTGGTGACCACCTTCTATGGCCGGGTGTGGTGCGGTTATACCTGCCCGCAAACGGTCTGGACTTTTATTTTTATCTGGTTTGAAGAAAAGTTAGAGGGCACAGCCAATCAGCGTAAAAAGCTTGATCAGCGGCCGATGGACTTTGATAAGTTCTGGCGCAAATCCGCCAAGCACCTCAGCTGGATGTTATTTTCTCTGTACACGGCTATTTCGTTTGTGGGCTATTTTACGCCCATCCGCGAGTTGCTCCCTAATCTGCTGATGTTCTCGGCGTCTGGTTATGCAGCGTTGAGTGTGCTGGTCTTCACCTTATGTACTTATGGTAATGCCGGCTGGATGCGGGAGATCATGTGTCTGCATATTTGTCCTTACTCACGTTTCCAGTCAGCGATGTTCGACAAAGACACCTTTACGGTGAGCTATGACAACGAGCGCGGCGAGAGCCGCGGACCGCGTGGTCGTAAGGAAGATCCAAAAACCCTGGGACTGGGAGATTGTATCGACTGTAAGTTGTGTGTGCAGGTTTGCCCGACCGGCATCGATATCCGTAACGGCCTGCAATACGAGTGTATTAATTGTGGTGCCTGTATTGACGCCTGTGATGGTGTGATGGATAAAATGAACTATCCCAGAGGCTTAATTTCCTATACAACTGAGCGCAACCTGGAAAGTGGCAGCGAAAAAACCAAAGCGGTGCGCGGTAAGCTCATCGGCTATCTACTGATCCTGATCGTGCTCAGTGGTGCGCTGGTTGCTAATGTTGCGATGCGCAAAACACTGGATCTGGATATTATCCGGGACAGAAACCAGCTTTACCGGGTGAATGTAGAGGGACTGGTTGAAAATACCTATACGCTGAAGATGATCAACAAGGCACAGGTGCCTCAGACCTTTATGATCAGTATCCGAGGTTTATCTGACTTTACCATTATCGGTAAACAGGAAATTGAGCTAGCGGCTGGTTCGACGGTCGATCAGCCACTGTCTGTGGTCATTGACCCATATGATCTGACACTGCCCGTGACCGAGTTTGAGTTTGTCATCACAGTGAAAGATGAGCCCTCTGAGTTTATTGCACAGCCGACGAACTTTTTTAAAGGTCGTTAG
- a CDS encoding prepilin-type N-terminal cleavage/methylation domain-containing protein codes for MHAAVNVQSGVHQARLPKSTRQSGFSLIEILMVLVIIGFSVNLVTYTLSDDMEEELEREALRLHSVINMASEFAILNQIELGFHLDKKKLEFLVFDGEKWTAFDAEELYQAVEYSDEYKIELSTEDLAWAQDNMLEQANWRELMGSGDEESLLELKKLKIPQVLLLSSGEVSAFQLSLELEEQSEPVYFIEGEFMAPVNLRKEPEDS; via the coding sequence ATGCACGCAGCAGTCAATGTTCAGTCGGGTGTGCATCAGGCACGCCTACCTAAATCCACTCGCCAGAGTGGCTTTAGCCTTATCGAAATCCTGATGGTGCTGGTGATCATTGGCTTTTCTGTCAACCTGGTCACTTATACGCTGTCCGACGATATGGAAGAAGAGCTGGAGCGTGAAGCGCTCCGACTGCACAGTGTGATCAACATGGCTTCTGAGTTCGCCATTCTCAATCAAATCGAGTTGGGATTTCATCTGGATAAGAAGAAGCTGGAATTCCTGGTCTTTGATGGTGAGAAATGGACAGCTTTCGATGCTGAGGAGCTCTATCAGGCAGTAGAGTACTCTGATGAGTATAAAATTGAACTCAGCACAGAGGATTTGGCCTGGGCACAGGATAATATGCTGGAGCAGGCAAACTGGCGTGAGTTGATGGGCAGCGGGGATGAAGAGAGTCTGCTGGAGCTGAAAAAGCTGAAAATCCCCCAAGTGCTGTTGTTGTCATCGGGAGAAGTCAGTGCTTTTCAGCTCAGCCTGGAGCTCGAAGAACAAAGCGAGCCTGTGTATTTTATTGAAGGCGAGTTTATGGCGCCGGTGAATTTGCGCAAGGAGCCGGAAGATTCATGA